In Halobaculum limi, one DNA window encodes the following:
- a CDS encoding 8-oxo-dGTP diphosphatase, whose protein sequence is MIGRAGEVTLAPAAARDRLPEATLCHVVDGDETLLIRKRRGVGAGNLVGPGGKLEAGETPRDCVVREVREEVGIDVHTPDLAGTFAYWADDWSAVVHVFRATAYEGTPTESEEAIPVWAPVEDLPTDEMWETDRMWLPTVLAGGTFRATFVYHEGQPRHVDVETGVDPVVQPRE, encoded by the coding sequence ATGATCGGACGCGCAGGTGAGGTGACACTCGCCCCGGCCGCCGCCCGCGACCGACTCCCGGAGGCGACGCTGTGTCACGTCGTCGACGGTGACGAGACGCTCCTCATCAGGAAACGACGCGGCGTCGGCGCGGGGAACCTCGTCGGCCCCGGCGGGAAACTGGAGGCCGGGGAGACGCCACGCGACTGTGTCGTACGCGAGGTGCGCGAAGAAGTGGGCATCGACGTTCACACTCCTGACCTCGCAGGTACGTTCGCCTACTGGGCCGACGACTGGTCGGCCGTCGTCCACGTCTTTCGCGCGACGGCGTACGAGGGAACGCCGACGGAGAGCGAGGAAGCCATCCCGGTGTGGGCCCCCGTCGAAGACCTCCCGACCGACGAGATGTGGGAGACGGACCGAATGTGGCTGCCGACGGTCCTCGCGGGCGGGACGTTTCGCGCGACGTTCGTGTATCACGAGGGACAACCCCGGCACGTCGACGTGGAGACGGGCGTCGACCCGGTCGTTCAGCCGCGTGAGTGA
- the proS gene encoding proline--tRNA ligase codes for MSEHDDADSDAQELGITKSKEYETGDWYAEVVRKAGLANYAPDGMSGFIITRPRGYALWERLQNFLDAKFKNTGVQNAYFPLLIPESYLEAEKDIVEGFDPEVAWVTHGGHEELEERLAVRPTSESIIAPYMSQWVRSHRDLPLRLNQWASVVRWEATDTKPFFRTKEFLWQEGHTAHATRDGAWDETMTRLDQYESVYEDFLAIPVLRGQKPDHDKFPGADTTTTVEALMPDGKSVQGGTSHYLGTSFAEAFDITFSDEDEADRVAHTTSWGLSWRALGALIMTHSDDQGLVLPPTVAPTQVVIVPIWQEETKDDVLEYAEGVAEDLEDAGVRVELDDRDTRNPGFKFNEHELNGVPVRFEIGPYEVEDDEVTVIHRPDGEESTVDREAIAETTRDHLDEVYAKLYARAEENLEGEVREANSRNEILGTIGQHGGYVKTPWCGDEACEAEVKDQIAAEIVMVPFEDDDDLHGDDHDETCAVCEEDATRTAYFAKSY; via the coding sequence ATGAGCGAACACGACGACGCCGACTCCGACGCACAGGAGTTGGGCATCACGAAATCGAAGGAGTACGAGACGGGAGACTGGTACGCGGAAGTCGTCCGCAAGGCTGGTCTCGCAAACTACGCGCCCGACGGGATGTCCGGGTTCATCATCACCCGCCCGCGCGGGTACGCCCTCTGGGAGCGCCTGCAGAACTTTCTCGACGCGAAGTTCAAGAACACGGGCGTCCAGAACGCCTACTTCCCCCTGCTCATCCCCGAGTCCTACCTCGAAGCCGAGAAGGACATCGTCGAGGGGTTCGACCCCGAGGTGGCGTGGGTCACCCACGGCGGCCACGAGGAGTTGGAGGAGCGACTCGCGGTGCGGCCCACCTCCGAGTCCATCATCGCCCCCTACATGTCGCAGTGGGTCCGGAGCCACCGCGACCTTCCCCTCCGCTTGAACCAGTGGGCCTCCGTCGTGCGCTGGGAGGCGACCGACACGAAGCCGTTCTTCCGCACGAAGGAGTTCCTCTGGCAGGAGGGGCACACCGCCCACGCCACCCGCGACGGCGCGTGGGATGAGACGATGACTCGCCTCGACCAGTACGAGTCGGTGTACGAGGACTTCCTCGCCATCCCCGTCCTCCGCGGGCAGAAGCCCGACCACGACAAGTTCCCCGGCGCGGACACCACCACGACCGTCGAGGCGCTGATGCCCGACGGAAAATCCGTGCAGGGCGGCACCTCCCACTACCTCGGAACGAGTTTCGCGGAGGCGTTCGACATCACGTTCTCCGACGAGGACGAGGCCGACCGCGTCGCCCACACCACCTCGTGGGGGCTGTCGTGGCGGGCGCTCGGCGCACTCATCATGACCCACTCCGACGATCAGGGACTCGTGCTCCCGCCCACGGTCGCACCCACGCAGGTCGTCATCGTCCCCATCTGGCAAGAGGAGACGAAAGACGACGTGTTGGAGTACGCCGAGGGCGTCGCCGAGGACTTGGAGGACGCGGGCGTCCGCGTCGAACTCGACGACCGCGACACGCGCAATCCCGGCTTCAAGTTCAACGAACACGAACTCAACGGCGTCCCGGTCCGCTTCGAGATCGGTCCCTACGAGGTCGAGGACGACGAGGTCACCGTCATCCACCGCCCCGACGGTGAGGAGTCGACCGTCGACCGCGAAGCCATCGCCGAGACGACGCGCGACCACCTCGACGAGGTGTACGCGAAACTGTACGCCCGCGCGGAGGAGAACCTCGAAGGCGAGGTGCGCGAGGCCAACTCGCGCAACGAGATCCTCGGCACCATCGGCCAACACGGCGGCTACGTGAAGACGCCGTGGTGCGGCGACGAGGCGTGTGAGGCAGAGGTCAAAGACCAGATCGCCGCGGAAATCGTGATGGTCCCCTTCGAGGACGACGACGACCTCCACGGCGACGACCACGACGAGACGTGCGCCGTCTGCGAGGAGGACGCCACCCGGACGGCGTACTTCGCGAAGTCGTACTGA
- the gltB gene encoding glutamate synthase large subunit translates to MTEPDASAHVGGLADPADERSNCGVGAVVDLDGGRSHEVVSDALELLENLEHRGTTGAEQNTGDGAGIMIERPDAFFEAVVGDLPDTYAVGSLFMPTDDAARGTLESLVESTFADYDLEVLAWRDVPTDAEEADLGQTALDSEPDVWQVFVAPSDDADEETLDRRLYVARRELESAAEETNGGGQFYVCSLDRRRVVYKGLLKADQIDAYYPDLRDDRLDSGVALVHARFSTNTLGAWHLAHPYRNVVHNGEFNTIQGNVNWMRARQTDLAGGGFTDEELDAVRPIISDPNQSDTASVDETLDLLLQGGRELPHALRMMIPEAYRKDDAMGEDRRDFYDYHASLVEPWDGPALVIGFDGDRVAGVLDRNGLRPCRYDVTTDNRLVMGSEVGALDHDPSEVRERGRLRPGETFVADREAGRVLDDEEVFADLTDAKYGEWVDTEQRDLVDVTAAADPSPETGPGDDLRSKQAAFGYTTDQLNHLIGPMAEQGKDPVGSMGDDTPLSVLSEFDRPLFTYFKQLFAQVSNPPIDYIREELVTSLETRLGAQRNLLGETAEHARQVVNDSPVVTEAETATLRDLDSATDGALSSVTLDMTFDPDDSLQTAVEDLRAAAADAVRDGADVVVLSDRDMGPDRYHIPSLLATGAVHHHLVREGLRARADLVVESGDPREVHHVACLVGYGAGAVCPYLAYDTVRDIVAGPDGADEQKALSAYRDALEMGLLKTMAKMGISTVESYQGAQIFEAVGLDSDLVREYFEGTEIRTEGIGLPEIESDLRERYRVGFGEDPKLETQGEYEHRSTGIKHGWNPHSVNALHRAVREGDREAWDEFAEQVNDPDTPAELRNLLDIENDRDSVDVEEVEPVESIVERFSTAAMSLGSLSPEQHENNAIAMNRIGGKSNTGEGGEPPERFDTEKNCNVKQVASGRFGVTSNYLTSADEIQIKMAQGSKPGEGGHLPGAKVNEYIAHVRYSTPGVGLISPPPLHDIYSIEDLKQLIYDLKAANPEADINVKLVSEAGIGTIAAGVAKAEADVVHISGHSGGTGASPKTSIKNAGLPWELGVAEANQMLRATGLRDRITVSTDGGLKTGRDVAVAALLGAEEFSFGTGALVSSGCVMARQCHQNTCPVGVATQREDLRDRFPGEPEHVINYMTFIAQELREYMAELGFRTVDEMVGRVDCLSQREVDHPKAKKLDLSAVIAEPNDDGPRHKVREQDHPDLDDALDWDLLEELGDAIETGEPAALSADVDNTDRAVGATLSNRISKAHGEDGLPAGALDLDFRGEAGQSFGAFLADGVDAHLVGAANDYVGKGLSGGTVVVQTPEDAGFEADENILVGNVALYGATDGEAYVNGMAGERFAVRNSGVKAVVEGVGDHGCEYMTGGAVAILGEVGRNFAAGMSGGVAYVHDPDDDLAAKTNHGMVSLSDDLTDQDEAMLRRLVENHRTRTDSDRAAELLANWESAVTEFTRVLPDAYAEVIAEGRGDDVREELPDAAEGGHATAEFGAGVASDD, encoded by the coding sequence ATGACTGAGCCGGACGCGTCGGCGCACGTTGGGGGCCTGGCGGACCCCGCGGACGAGCGCTCGAACTGTGGTGTCGGTGCCGTCGTCGACCTCGACGGTGGTCGCTCACACGAAGTAGTATCGGACGCACTCGAGTTACTGGAGAATCTCGAACATCGCGGGACGACCGGGGCCGAACAGAACACCGGCGACGGTGCGGGCATTATGATCGAACGCCCGGACGCATTCTTCGAGGCGGTCGTCGGCGACCTGCCCGACACGTACGCCGTCGGGTCGCTGTTTATGCCGACCGACGACGCTGCACGCGGCACGCTCGAATCGCTCGTCGAGTCAACGTTCGCCGACTACGACTTGGAGGTGTTGGCGTGGCGTGACGTGCCCACCGACGCCGAGGAGGCAGACCTCGGACAGACCGCACTCGACTCAGAACCCGACGTGTGGCAGGTGTTCGTCGCACCGAGCGACGACGCCGACGAGGAGACGCTCGACCGACGCCTCTACGTCGCCCGACGGGAACTCGAATCGGCAGCCGAAGAGACCAACGGCGGCGGGCAGTTCTACGTCTGCTCGCTGGACCGCCGCCGCGTCGTCTACAAGGGCCTGCTGAAGGCCGACCAGATCGACGCCTACTACCCCGACCTGCGCGACGACCGCCTCGACTCGGGCGTGGCGCTCGTTCACGCGCGCTTCTCGACGAACACGCTCGGCGCGTGGCACCTCGCACACCCGTACCGCAACGTCGTCCACAACGGCGAGTTCAACACCATCCAAGGGAACGTCAACTGGATGCGGGCCCGGCAGACGGATCTGGCGGGCGGCGGCTTCACCGACGAAGAACTCGACGCCGTCCGGCCGATCATCTCGGACCCGAACCAGTCGGATACTGCGTCCGTCGACGAGACGCTCGACCTCCTCCTGCAGGGTGGCCGCGAGTTGCCCCACGCCCTGCGGATGATGATCCCCGAGGCGTACCGCAAGGACGACGCGATGGGCGAGGACCGACGCGACTTCTACGACTACCACGCCTCGCTGGTCGAACCGTGGGACGGCCCGGCGCTCGTCATCGGCTTCGACGGCGACCGCGTCGCCGGCGTCCTCGACCGCAACGGCCTGCGACCGTGTCGATACGACGTGACGACCGACAACCGCCTCGTGATGGGCAGTGAGGTCGGCGCACTCGACCACGACCCCAGCGAGGTGCGCGAGCGCGGCCGCCTCCGTCCCGGCGAGACGTTCGTCGCCGACCGCGAGGCGGGCCGAGTGCTCGACGACGAGGAGGTGTTCGCCGACCTCACCGACGCCAAGTACGGCGAGTGGGTCGACACCGAACAGCGTGACCTCGTGGACGTGACCGCTGCGGCCGACCCGTCGCCCGAGACCGGCCCGGGAGACGACCTCCGCAGCAAGCAGGCCGCCTTCGGCTACACGACCGACCAACTGAACCACCTCATCGGCCCGATGGCCGAACAGGGGAAAGACCCGGTCGGGTCGATGGGCGATGACACGCCGCTGTCGGTGCTCTCGGAGTTCGACCGCCCGCTGTTCACCTACTTCAAGCAGTTGTTCGCGCAGGTGTCGAACCCGCCCATCGACTACATCCGCGAGGAACTGGTCACGTCGCTGGAGACGCGACTCGGTGCCCAGCGCAACCTCCTCGGCGAGACGGCCGAACATGCTCGGCAGGTCGTCAACGACTCGCCGGTCGTAACGGAAGCAGAGACAGCGACGCTTCGCGACCTCGATAGCGCGACCGACGGAGCCCTCTCCTCGGTCACGCTGGACATGACGTTCGATCCCGACGACAGCCTGCAGACTGCGGTCGAGGATCTTCGCGCGGCCGCGGCCGACGCGGTGCGCGACGGTGCGGACGTGGTCGTCCTCTCCGACCGTGACATGGGGCCGGACCGCTACCACATCCCGAGTCTGCTCGCGACGGGCGCGGTCCACCACCACCTCGTGCGCGAGGGCCTCCGTGCGCGTGCGGACCTGGTCGTCGAGTCGGGCGACCCACGCGAAGTCCACCACGTTGCCTGTCTCGTCGGCTACGGCGCGGGCGCGGTGTGCCCGTACCTCGCGTACGACACCGTCCGCGACATCGTCGCCGGGCCCGACGGCGCAGACGAACAGAAGGCGCTGTCGGCGTACCGCGACGCCCTGGAGATGGGCCTGCTGAAGACGATGGCGAAGATGGGCATCTCCACCGTCGAGTCCTACCAAGGCGCACAGATCTTCGAGGCGGTCGGCCTCGACTCGGACCTCGTGCGCGAGTACTTCGAGGGCACCGAGATTCGAACCGAGGGGATCGGCCTCCCGGAGATCGAATCCGACCTCCGCGAGCGCTACCGCGTCGGCTTCGGCGAAGACCCCAAACTGGAGACGCAAGGCGAGTACGAACACCGCTCGACGGGGATCAAACACGGCTGGAACCCCCACTCGGTGAACGCCCTCCACCGCGCCGTCCGCGAGGGTGACCGCGAGGCGTGGGACGAGTTCGCCGAACAAGTGAACGACCCCGACACACCCGCGGAACTGCGGAACCTCCTCGACATCGAGAACGACCGCGACTCCGTCGACGTCGAAGAGGTCGAACCCGTCGAGTCCATCGTCGAGCGCTTCTCGACGGCGGCGATGAGTCTCGGGAGTCTCTCGCCGGAGCAACACGAGAACAACGCCATCGCGATGAACCGCATCGGCGGGAAGTCCAACACCGGCGAGGGCGGCGAACCGCCCGAGCGGTTCGACACGGAGAAGAACTGCAACGTCAAGCAGGTCGCCTCCGGCCGCTTCGGCGTCACCTCGAACTACCTGACGAGCGCCGACGAGATTCAGATCAAGATGGCGCAGGGGTCGAAGCCCGGTGAGGGTGGCCACCTGCCCGGCGCGAAGGTGAACGAGTACATCGCACACGTGCGCTACTCGACGCCAGGCGTCGGCCTCATCTCGCCGCCGCCGCTGCACGACATCTACTCCATCGAGGACCTGAAGCAACTCATCTACGACCTGAAGGCGGCCAACCCCGAGGCAGACATCAACGTGAAACTCGTCTCCGAGGCCGGCATCGGCACGATTGCCGCCGGCGTCGCGAAGGCGGAGGCGGACGTCGTCCACATCTCCGGGCACTCCGGCGGGACGGGCGCCTCGCCCAAGACCAGCATCAAGAACGCCGGCCTGCCGTGGGAACTCGGCGTCGCCGAGGCGAACCAGATGCTGCGGGCGACGGGCCTGCGCGACCGCATCACCGTGTCGACGGACGGCGGTCTCAAGACCGGGCGAGACGTCGCGGTGGCGGCACTTCTCGGCGCCGAGGAGTTCTCGTTCGGGACGGGTGCGCTCGTCTCCTCCGGGTGTGTGATGGCGCGGCAGTGCCATCAGAACACCTGCCCGGTCGGCGTCGCCACCCAGCGTGAGGACCTGCGCGACCGCTTCCCCGGCGAACCCGAACACGTCATCAACTATATGACGTTCATCGCGCAGGAACTGCGCGAGTACATGGCCGAGTTGGGCTTCCGCACGGTCGACGAGATGGTGGGGCGTGTAGACTGCCTCTCACAACGGGAGGTCGACCACCCGAAGGCGAAGAAACTCGATCTGTCGGCGGTCATCGCGGAACCGAACGACGACGGCCCGCGGCACAAGGTACGAGAGCAGGACCACCCGGACCTCGACGACGCACTCGACTGGGACCTGTTGGAGGAACTGGGCGACGCCATCGAGACGGGCGAACCGGCGGCGCTGTCGGCGGACGTCGACAACACCGACCGCGCGGTCGGTGCGACGCTGTCCAACCGCATCTCGAAGGCACACGGCGAGGACGGCCTGCCCGCGGGAGCACTCGACCTGGACTTCCGCGGCGAGGCGGGCCAGTCGTTCGGTGCGTTCCTCGCGGACGGCGTCGACGCCCACCTCGTCGGCGCGGCCAACGACTACGTCGGCAAGGGCCTCTCGGGCGGCACTGTCGTCGTCCAGACGCCCGAGGACGCCGGCTTCGAGGCCGACGAGAACATCCTCGTCGGCAACGTCGCGCTGTACGGCGCGACCGACGGCGAGGCGTACGTCAACGGGATGGCCGGCGAGCGGTTCGCCGTCCGTAACTCCGGCGTCAAGGCCGTTGTCGAAGGCGTCGGCGACCACGGCTGTGAGTACATGACTGGCGGCGCCGTCGCCATCCTCGGCGAGGTCGGACGCAACTTCGCGGCCGGGATGTCCGGCGGCGTCGCGTACGTCCACGACCCCGACGACGACCTCGCGGCGAAGACGAACCACGGGATGGTGAGCCTCAGTGACGACCTCACCGACCAAGACGAGGCGATGTTGCGCCGCCTCGTCGAGAACCACCGCACGCGCACCGACAGCGACCGGGCCGCCGAACTCCTCGCGAACTGGGAGTCGGCAGTCACGGAGTTCACGCGCGTCCTCCCCGACGCCTACGCCGAGGTCATCGCGGAGGGGCGCGGCGACGACGTGCGCGAGGAACTGCCCGACGCCGCAGAGGGCGGGCACGCGACCGCGGAGTTCGGAGCGGGCGTCGCAAGCGACGACTGA
- the mch gene encoding methenyltetrahydromethanopterin cyclohydrolase codes for MDSLNRMAVELVDEALDFADELNIAGYELDSGATVIDFGVEADGGLEAGLLLAEIQTAGLATLQTRMGRVDGSPTPFVELTTDHPGLALLGCQKAGWELDLPHFAGLGSGPARALVGEEREYQALGYFDEFDLTVLCVESATLPDDDVVEHVAEKANVNQPAVFLPTTALGSTAGSVTAAARAAELAVFRLFELGYDLDDVKSVAGTAPVAPVSYDETEAMGRTNDALAYGGEVHLTVAEDFDQFDEVPSSAASEYGRPFSEVFADADYDFYEVDESVFAPAAVTVDVLDGPTYALGDTHDDLLAESFDYQ; via the coding sequence ATGGACAGTCTCAACCGGATGGCGGTGGAGTTGGTCGACGAGGCGCTCGATTTCGCCGACGAACTCAACATCGCTGGCTACGAACTTGACAGCGGCGCGACGGTCATCGACTTCGGCGTCGAGGCAGACGGCGGCCTCGAGGCCGGTCTCCTCCTCGCTGAGATCCAGACCGCCGGTCTCGCCACCCTCCAGACGCGGATGGGTCGCGTCGACGGGTCGCCGACGCCGTTCGTCGAACTCACGACAGACCACCCCGGACTCGCGCTGCTCGGCTGTCAGAAGGCGGGGTGGGAACTCGACTTGCCCCACTTCGCCGGCCTCGGCTCGGGTCCCGCGCGGGCGCTCGTCGGCGAGGAGCGCGAGTATCAGGCGCTGGGCTACTTCGACGAGTTCGACCTGACCGTCCTCTGTGTCGAGAGCGCTACGCTCCCCGACGACGACGTGGTCGAACACGTCGCCGAGAAGGCGAACGTAAACCAGCCCGCCGTCTTCCTCCCGACGACGGCACTCGGATCGACTGCGGGGAGCGTCACTGCCGCCGCCCGCGCCGCGGAACTCGCGGTGTTCCGCCTGTTCGAACTCGGCTACGACTTAGACGACGTCAAGTCGGTCGCGGGGACCGCGCCGGTCGCGCCCGTCAGTTACGACGAGACGGAGGCGATGGGCCGGACGAACGACGCGCTGGCGTACGGCGGCGAGGTCCACCTCACCGTCGCGGAGGACTTCGACCAGTTCGATGAAGTCCCCTCCAGCGCGGCCAGCGAGTACGGTCGTCCGTTCAGCGAGGTGTTCGCGGACGCCGACTACGACTTCTACGAGGTCGACGAGTCGGTGTTCGCGCCCGCCGCCGTCACGGTCGACGTGCTTGACGGTCCGACGTACGCACTGGGCGACACGCACGACGACCTGCTGGCCGAGTCGTTCGACTACCAGTAG
- a CDS encoding HAD family hydrolase — protein MPDDGSRLAAPLATADAVTFDLDDTLVSYRRSPGEVLAAAFETVGVDPLFPVEAYYERFAEFNDQTDSMADLREACFAALAAERGHDSDLGRTVARAFARERDHGNVEWCPGAREVLDTLDAADVSYAVVTNGPPDAQAAKAGAVGVDERAVTVVFAGHDTAAKPDPAPFERALSTLGVAAGDAVHVGDSADSDAAGALDAGMGAVLVGTDGVAPDGAIRVPSLTAVLRD, from the coding sequence ATGCCTGACGACGGGAGTCGTCTCGCCGCGCCGCTCGCAACCGCCGACGCCGTGACGTTCGACCTCGACGACACGCTCGTCTCGTATCGCCGGTCGCCCGGCGAGGTGTTGGCGGCCGCGTTCGAGACGGTCGGCGTCGACCCGCTGTTCCCGGTGGAGGCGTACTACGAACGGTTCGCCGAGTTCAACGACCAGACCGACTCGATGGCGGACCTCCGCGAGGCCTGCTTCGCTGCGCTCGCTGCCGAACGTGGTCACGACAGCGACCTCGGCCGGACTGTCGCCCGCGCGTTCGCACGTGAGCGCGACCACGGAAACGTCGAGTGGTGCCCGGGCGCACGCGAGGTGTTGGACACGCTCGACGCGGCGGACGTCTCGTATGCGGTCGTCACGAACGGCCCGCCGGACGCGCAGGCGGCGAAAGCCGGAGCCGTCGGCGTGGATGAGCGTGCCGTCACCGTCGTGTTCGCCGGTCACGACACGGCGGCGAAACCCGATCCGGCGCCATTCGAGCGTGCGCTGTCGACGCTCGGCGTCGCAGCCGGTGATGCCGTCCACGTCGGAGACTCCGCTGACTCGGACGCCGCAGGCGCACTCGACGCCGGAATGGGCGCAGTTCTGGTCGGAACCGACGGCGTGGCCCCAGATGGTGCGATTCGGGTGCCGTCGCTAACGGCGGTACTGCGCGACTGA
- a CDS encoding GTPBP1 family GTP-binding protein: MGADRAVLRRTIAHGETEGGNIEFKTRLTRAVHLAEGRMESLAAQLRHRVLSGDGEAQYVIGVTDDGGIAGIAPAEFSESMDVLSLLAEEADAHIHEVETWAAGSDEAEGGLVGIATVREGAAFEADDDHIVVGTAGHVDHGKSTLVGTLVTGQADDGEGGTRSYLDVQPHEMERGLSADLSYGVYGFDDDGPVRMDNPDRKSDRARVVEEADRLVSFVDTVGHEPWLRTTIRGLVGQKLDYGLLTVAADDGPTKTTREHLGILLAMELPTVVAITKVDAAPEQRMLEVEREVESMLRDVGKTPLRVERHGVATAVEEIGDGVVPILLTSAVTKQGIPELDEMLESLPKRADDADGDFRMYVDRAYDVKGVGAVASGTIRSGEVEAGDELLLGPMPDGTFREVEVRSIEMHYHRVDKARAGRIVGIALKGVKEADISRGMALVPRDADPRPVRSFEAEVMVLNHPTRIKAGYEPVVHLETISEAAVFSPDGGRLLPGDTGETTVRFKFQPYLVEEGQRFVFREGRSKGVGTVTGVNYADE, encoded by the coding sequence ATGGGCGCTGACCGCGCCGTGCTTCGACGGACGATTGCGCACGGCGAGACGGAGGGCGGCAACATCGAGTTCAAAACCCGCCTGACCCGAGCCGTCCACCTCGCAGAGGGGCGGATGGAATCGCTGGCCGCACAGTTGCGCCACCGCGTCCTCTCCGGCGACGGCGAGGCGCAGTACGTCATCGGCGTCACCGACGACGGCGGCATCGCGGGCATCGCACCCGCCGAATTCTCCGAGTCGATGGACGTCCTCTCGTTGCTCGCCGAGGAGGCCGACGCACACATCCACGAGGTCGAGACGTGGGCCGCCGGCAGCGACGAGGCCGAGGGTGGACTCGTCGGCATCGCCACCGTCCGAGAGGGCGCGGCGTTCGAGGCCGACGACGACCACATCGTGGTCGGCACGGCAGGCCACGTCGACCACGGCAAGTCCACCCTCGTCGGGACGCTCGTCACCGGGCAGGCCGACGACGGCGAGGGCGGCACCCGCTCGTACCTCGACGTGCAACCCCACGAGATGGAGCGGGGGCTCTCTGCCGACCTGAGCTACGGCGTCTACGGGTTCGACGACGACGGCCCCGTCCGGATGGACAACCCCGACCGCAAATCGGACCGCGCACGCGTCGTCGAGGAAGCGGATCGACTCGTCTCGTTCGTCGACACGGTCGGCCACGAACCGTGGCTCCGCACGACCATCCGCGGACTAGTCGGGCAGAAACTCGACTACGGCCTCCTCACCGTCGCCGCCGACGACGGCCCGACGAAGACCACGCGCGAACACCTCGGCATCCTCCTCGCGATGGAGTTGCCGACCGTCGTCGCCATCACGAAGGTCGACGCCGCGCCCGAACAGCGGATGCTCGAAGTCGAACGCGAGGTGGAGTCGATGCTCCGAGACGTGGGGAAGACGCCGCTGCGAGTGGAGCGCCACGGCGTCGCGACCGCCGTCGAGGAGATTGGCGACGGCGTCGTGCCGATCCTCCTCACGTCGGCAGTCACGAAACAGGGCATCCCGGAACTCGACGAGATGCTGGAGTCGCTGCCAAAGCGGGCCGACGACGCCGACGGCGACTTCCGGATGTACGTCGACCGCGCGTACGACGTGAAAGGCGTCGGCGCGGTCGCGTCCGGCACCATCCGCTCGGGTGAAGTAGAGGCGGGTGACGAACTCCTCTTGGGCCCGATGCCCGACGGCACCTTCCGCGAGGTGGAGGTGCGCTCCATCGAGATGCACTACCACCGCGTCGATAAGGCACGCGCCGGTCGGATCGTCGGCATCGCGCTGAAGGGCGTGAAGGAAGCCGACATCTCTCGCGGGATGGCACTGGTCCCCCGCGACGCAGACCCGCGGCCCGTCCGCTCGTTCGAGGCGGAGGTGATGGTGCTCAACCACCCGACGCGGATCAAAGCCGGATACGAACCCGTCGTCCACCTCGAAACGATCAGTGAGGCGGCCGTCTTCTCGCCCGACGGCGGGCGACTCCTCCCGGGCGACACCGGTGAGACAACGGTTCGATTCAAGTTCCAGCCGTATCTCGTCGAGGAGGGCCAGCGGTTCGTCTTCCGCGAGGGGCGAAGCAAGGGTGTCGGCACCGTCACCGGCGTCAACTACGCCGACGAGTAA
- a CDS encoding J domain-containing protein codes for MDRDVLILGIAAVLAGLTATLVMLGITQSLFVLVAAIPTGAAAYFMWYQASGRMKEDLRDRATREQARARASRGPRGGNSRFAREARARMGDGGRVGPNGRGPTGGASMRGNSGMPPGDARRTLGVEAGVSESDLKSAYRERVKETHPDSGGDEEEFKRVNRAYETLKDD; via the coding sequence GTGGACCGTGACGTACTCATCCTCGGGATCGCCGCCGTGCTCGCCGGGTTGACGGCGACGCTCGTGATGCTCGGGATCACGCAGTCGCTGTTCGTCCTCGTCGCGGCCATCCCGACCGGGGCGGCGGCGTACTTTATGTGGTATCAGGCGTCCGGCCGGATGAAGGAGGACCTCCGCGACCGAGCGACCAGAGAGCAAGCCCGGGCACGGGCGAGTCGCGGCCCTCGCGGCGGCAACTCCCGGTTCGCAAGGGAGGCACGCGCGCGGATGGGCGACGGCGGCCGGGTCGGTCCGAACGGTCGCGGTCCGACGGGTGGTGCCAGTATGCGCGGAAACTCGGGGATGCCGCCGGGCGACGCGCGGCGAACGCTCGGCGTCGAGGCCGGCGTCTCCGAGTCGGACCTGAAGTCGGCGTACCGCGAACGCGTGAAAGAGACACACCCCGACTCCGGCGGCGACGAAGAGGAGTTTAAGCGCGTCAATCGCGCCTACGAGACGCTGAAAGACGACTGA